GTATGCGCTCGCTACGCTTTGCCACCTGTCTACAATTATCGAAATAGATCGGTTGAACGTAAACATATTAACCGCGAGTGAAAGAGAAGCAGACGAATATGAAggatagaaagagagaaataGATTACGATTCAAAATTCAACATACTAAGCGCATGATAATTCCAAAGGTTGAGGAATAGTTAACCTTGGATATGCATACTAAAACCATTTATCCTTCATGCTGCATTCTTTGCTACTTATGAATAATGTGACATTCAGGTTTGTCATTCAGGTATAAGATGCTCTATAGTTTAAacaaaatatctttcttaaatgaaAATAGAACGAAGTGCTAATCACAGTGCTTTTATTTTCTAGGAGGTATTACCGGCGGTATAGAAATATGTATTACATATCCAACGGAGTATGTGAAGACACAGTTACAACTCGATGGAAAAGCTGGGGCTGGTAAAGCGTACACGGGGATATGGGACTGCGTGACAAAGACCGTACAAACTCGTGGAGTGCTCGGCCTATACAGGGGCCTTTCGGTGCTAGTCTATGGCTCGATACCAAAATCAGCAGTGCGATTCGGCTCGTTCGAAACGATGAAAGGACTGCTGATAAATGACGAGGGCAAACTTACCACTCAAACTAGTTTCCTGGCAGGACTGTGCGCCGGTGCATCGGAAGCTATTTTCGCTGTTACTCCAATGGAGACCATTAAAGTAAAATTCATTAATGACCAGCGATCTGCTAATCCAAGATACAAAGGATTCTTGCATGGAGTGAGAATGATTATTCAAGAATATGGTGAGTAGTAATATGTGAAGTAACACGGAAAAAAATACTGTCAttgcgaattcggtatctcgcacagACTCTGTGCTGctaccagaaaatgacttggattggttgattcttatagagctatcttcgtctctatcagaaacaactaatccaactcattttctggtATCAGCACAAAGTCAGTgagagataccgaattcgctatcagAGTATTATAACAATTACAGTGGTAACATGTAAGTGGATTTAAAGTAGTTGAGTGTAACATTATGAAAGAAGCCTTGAACTGTACGTATAATTAACCTGATCGTCTTTGCAAAGAGGTCGAGTAATATCAAGTACAGTTCTCAGCTTACACATCTGACAACAGAGCAACTCGAGTATGCGTCCATTAATGTTCAGTCGTATCTTGTTACATAGTTCCTGCTGAAGCTATTCGCgtattatatttgtaaaattatttagaatCTACTGGCGAGTGCTTAATGACAATTATGCACCCTGAATTTTGAACATATTAGTTACGAATATATTTacgtataatataaatattaaggtgtaacattttttattcaggATTTAAAGGCGTGTATCAAGGATTAATGCCAACGATTATAAAACAAGGATCGAACCAAGCAATTAGATTTTGTGTCATGGAAACATTGAAAGACTGGTATAAGGGTGGAGACAAAAATGTTGTTGTACCCAAACTAGTTATAGGTGGATTTGGTGCATGCGCTGGCGCAGTATCAGTGTTTGGAAACACTCCCATTGACGTTATAAAAACGAGAATGCAGGTACGGGTTTGAAATTTCAGATGTAATAGAACGTGACTTTCTAATGAGTGTAGATTATTAAAATTGAATCGTGTTTTTAGGGCCTAGAGGCTTCAAAATACAAAAGCAGCGTAGACTGTATGGTTCAGATATGGAAGAACGAAGGTCCGAAAGCATTCTACAAAGGAACTGTTCCGAGATTAAGTAGAGTATGTTTAGACGTTGGAATCACATTTATGATTTACGATTCCTTCATGGAAGTTTTCAACAAATTCTGGCCGTGAAGATCGTAAATATTTTCACAACTGTATGGTTGAAAACATCAGCGCGAATGCAGCTTTcgtaaatatatacattttatatttgtACAACATATTAGTAGCGGTACATTTGTAAAATGTATATGTGATACATATACATTTCAAATGTGATACACGCATATATGCTACTATAGTAGGCATTTTAATCAACGAAGATTGAAACGAACATAGGATTGTGCCGGGAACGTCTATTTTTGGTATCAATTAGTTACAATTCCGAACGCTATAGTTAAATTATGCGCAAATTCCATTAAACGCATATATTTTTTCGTacgaaaaatttgtatttaatatattgttatttactttaatttcgtttagaaatattgtttttttaactG
This portion of the Andrena cerasifolii isolate SP2316 chromosome 9, iyAndCera1_principal, whole genome shotgun sequence genome encodes:
- the Sea gene encoding mitochondrial citrate transporter scheggia encodes the protein MDSSWLMRTSQGADEITPFHNNPFPRRPWFTETGAAAVASSTGLKGVIAGGITGGIEICITYPTEYVKTQLQLDGKAGAGKAYTGIWDCVTKTVQTRGVLGLYRGLSVLVYGSIPKSAVRFGSFETMKGLLINDEGKLTTQTSFLAGLCAGASEAIFAVTPMETIKVKFINDQRSANPRYKGFLHGVRMIIQEYGFKGVYQGLMPTIIKQGSNQAIRFCVMETLKDWYKGGDKNVVVPKLVIGGFGACAGAVSVFGNTPIDVIKTRMQGLEASKYKSSVDCMVQIWKNEGPKAFYKGTVPRLSRVCLDVGITFMIYDSFMEVFNKFWP